One window of the Trifolium pratense cultivar HEN17-A07 linkage group LG2, ARS_RC_1.1, whole genome shotgun sequence genome contains the following:
- the LOC123910967 gene encoding probable endo-1,3(4)-beta-glucanase ARB_01444, protein MENNKENKPFLFPHADSTVLPDPSNFFSANLLSTPLPTNSFFQNFVLKNGDQPEYIHPYLIKSSNSSLSISYPSRFSNYSVISQVFQPDLTISSIQQKSNDKHIISSFNDLSVTLDIPSSNLRFFLVRGSPFLTFSVTKPTPLCISANRAIVSFSSNDSLTKFTFQLNNGQTWLLYATSPINLSHDLINIITSEEFSGIIRIALLPDFYSKNEAVLDKFSSCYPVGGNAIFGKPFCVEYKWEKKGSGDLLLLAHPLHLRLLCHINDCNFTVLKEFKYKSIDGDLVGIVGDTWLLKTDPIFITWHSTNGVKKEYHEEIISALVKDVEDLNSSAITTTSSYSYGKLIARAARLALIAEECFSFDLIPKTKIKKFLKEIIEPWLDGTFNGNGFLHDEKWGGIVTKKGCDDSDDCFGSEFFNAQLNHLGYFLYGIAVLVKLDPDWGRKYKTQAYSLMEDFMNLSTCLNPNYTCLRCFDLYKLHSWAGGLTDFADGRYQKGTSEAINAYYSATLIGLAYGDTNVVAIGSTLTALEIKAAQMWWHIKGGNLYDEEFTKGNRMVGLVWSNKRDMELWFGYFGARQCLLGIQVLPLLPISEVLFSDIDYVKDLVEWALPALERDGVGEGWKGFLYALQGIYDKEGALAKIRKLSGFDDGNSFSNMLWLIHSRS, encoded by the coding sequence ATGGAAAACAACAAAGAGAATAAACCTTTTCTATTCCCACATGCTGATTCAACTGTTCTACCTGACCCCTCCAACTTCTTCTCTGCAAATCTTCTATCCACACCCCTCCCAACAAACTCTTTCTTCCAGAACTTTGTTCTAAAAAATGGTGATCAACCTGAATACATTCATCCTTATCTCATCAAATCATCAAACTCTTCACTTTCTATATCATACCCGAGTCGGTTTTCTAACTACTCTGTCATAAGCCAAGTCTTCCAACCTGATCTCACCATATCCTCTATACAACAAAAAAGCAATGACAAACATATAATCTCTTCTTTCAATGATCTCAGTGTTACATTGGATATTCCTTCTtcaaatttgagattttttctTGTTAGGGGAAGTCCTTTTTTGACTTTTTCTGTCACAAAACCAACCCCTCTTTGCATTTCAGCTAACCGTGCAATTGTTTCATTCTCTTCAAATGATTCTCTTACCAAGTTCACTTTTCAGCTTAACAATGGTCAAACATGGCTTCTATATGCTACCTCACCAATCAATTTGAGTCATGatcttattaatataataaCTTCTGAGGAGTTTTCTGGTATAATTAGAATCGCTTTGTTGCCGGATTTTTATTCGAAAAATGAGGCTGTTCTTGACAAGTTCAGTTCTTGTTATCCTGTTGGTGGCAATGCTATTTTTGGAAAACCGTTTTGTGTTGAGTATAAATGGGAAAAGAAAGGTTCAGGTGATCTGTTATTGCTAGCACACCCTCTACATCTTCGACTTTTGTGTCATATCAATGATTGTAATTTTACTGTTTTGAAAGAATTTAAGTATAAAAGCATTGATGGAGATCTTGTTGGTATTGTTGGAGATACATGGCTATTGAAAACTGATCCTATTTTTATAACTTGGCACTCTACAAATGGTGTGAAGAAAGAATACCATGAAGAAATTATTTCAGCTCTTGTGAAAGATGTTGAGGATCTGAATTCATCAGCAATAACAACGACATCGTCTTACTCTTATGGAAAATTGATTGCTAGAGCTGCAAGGTTAGCATTGATAGCTGAAGAATGTTTTTCCTTTGATTTGATTCCAAAAACTAAGATTAAGAAGTTTTTGAAAGAAATCATTGAGCCTTGGCTTGATGGAACTTTTAATGGAAATGGTTTTCTTCATGACGAAAAATGGGGTGGGATTGTTACTAAAAAAGGTTgtgatgattccgatgattgtTTTGGTTCTGAATTTTTTAATGCTCAACTTAATCACTTGGGATATTTCCTTTATGGTATAGCTGTTTTGGTTAAGCTTGATCCAGATTGGGGTAGAAAGTATAAAACTCAAGCTTATTCACTCATGGAGGATTTCATGAACTTGAGCACATGTTTGAACCCGAATTACACGTGTCTGAGATGTTTTGATCTATATAAGTTACATTCTTGGGCAGGAGGGTTAACTGATTTTGCAGATGGAAGATATCAGAAAGGAACTAGTGAAGCTATTAATGCATATTATTCTGCTACATTGATTGGTTTGGCTTATGGTGATACTAATGTTGTTGCAATTGGATCAACCTTAACAGCATTGGAAATTAAAGCTGCTCAAATGTGGTGGCATATAAAAGGAGGGAATTTGTATGATGAAGAATTTACAAAGGGGAATAGGATGGTTGGTCTTGTTTGGTCTAATAAGAGAGATATGGAACTATGGTTTGGTTATTTTGGTGCCAGGCAATGTTTACTTGGGATACAAGTTTTACCATTGTTGCCGATTTCTGAAGTTTTGTTTTCTGATATAGATTATGTGAAGGATCTTGTTGAGTGGGCATTGCCGGCTTTGGAAAGGGATGGTGTAGGTGAAGGGTGGAAGGGTTTTTTGTATGCTTTGCAGGGAATTTATGATAAGGAAGGTGCTTTGGCAAAGATAAGAAAGTTGAGTGGTTTTGATGATGGAAATTCATTTAGTAATATGTTGTGGTTGATTCATAGTAGAAGTTAA
- the LOC123910969 gene encoding F-box/LRR-repeat protein 2-like — protein sequence MKRKRNRISSSSVQSCSQQIVAATLPDDCWETIFRFIINHYDDNHSLRYLNSLSLVSKRFLSITNRLLLSYNVSELNYLRRILVRFTNLTSLNIKGYSSDLNKLLRKISRFPLKQLTSLNISNQPTFPANGLRAFSQKITTLTSLTCSNMHSPNSLNPSHLFLIAECFPLLEQLDLSHPSGGKIYSSSYVDGVEALSLALIKLRKVNLSAFPINDQSLFHLFNNCRYLEEVTLSWCDEITSLGLASALRDKLTLRSLSFSTVKDLEMFSTSQFIDSLVSLKGLTCLVFHNLNISDELLYSIARECLPLTRVGLLGCTGHSYAGIIDLLSKCRRIQHLDLRYTDFLKDQHVVELSSFLVDLVSINLSCCHNLTPSALFTLAKNCPSLSEIKMEKIGGKAVGNSDSLGVYPQLKSLYLGKNSWLSDKIITKFASIFPNLQLLDLNNCNRISEGICQVLRKCFKIKHLNLAGCLEVKLLGMNFVVPNLEVLNLSYTKVDDETLYVISKNCRGLLQLLLEKCNGVTQKGMQHVLENCTHVLDYSFKMKKKYKSS from the exons ATGAAACGGAAGAGAAACagaatttcttcttcttctgtcCAATCTTGTTCACAACAAATTGTTGCTGCAACTTTACCCGATGACTGTTGGGAAACCATCTTTAGATTCATCATCAACCATTACGACGACAATCACAGCCTTCGCTACTTGAATTCTCTATCTCTTGTTTCTAAACGGTTTCTCTCCATCACCAACCGTCTTCTATTGTCATACAATGTCTCCGAATTAAACTACCTTCGTCGCATCTTGGTTAGATTCACCAACCTCACTTCCCTTAACATCAAAGGCTATAGCTCTGATCTCAACAAACTTCTCCGCAAAATCTCTCGTTTCCCATTGAAACAACTCACATCACTCAATATCTCCAACCAACCCACTTTTCCCGCCAATGGGTTACGAGCTTTTTCACAAAAGATCACAACTCTGACTTCTCTCACTTGTTCCAATATGCATTCTCCTAATTCTCTCAATCCCTCTCATTTATTCCTGATCGCTGAATGTTTCCCTTTGCTCGAACAACTTGACCTCAGCCACCCCTCAGGTGGCAAAATTTACAGCAGTAGCTATGTTGATGGGGTAGAGGCTCTTTCACTTGCACTTATCAAACTCCGCAAGGTTAATCTTTCTGCCTTTCCAATAAACGACCAATCACTTTTTCACTTGTTCAATAATTGTAGGTATCTCGAAGAGGTCACCCTGTCTTGGTGTGATGAAATAACTAGCCTAGGACTTGCTTCTGCTCTCCGTGATAAACTAACATTGAGGTCTTTATCGTTTTCCACTGTGAAAGACCTCGAAATGTTCAGTACTTCACAATTTATTGACTCCTTGGTGAGTTTAAAGGGTTTGACTTGTCTTGTTTTTCACAATTTGAATATCTCAGATGAATTGCTATATTCCATTGCAAGAGAATGTCTTCCTTTGACGAGAGTTGGCCTGCTAGGTTGCACTGGCCATAGTTATGCTGGAATCATTGATTTGTTATCCAAGTGTCGACGTATCCAACATTTGGATCTTCGATATACTGATTTTCTGAAGGATCAACATGTTGTAGAGTTGTCATCGTTTCTTGTTGATTTGGTGTCCATAAACCTTAGTTGTTGTCATAATCTCACACCATCAGCCTTGTTTACACTCGCTAAGAACTGTCCTTCACTTAGTGAGATCAAAATGGAAAAGATTGGGGGTAAGGCTGTAGGGAATTCTGATTCTTTGGGTGTATACCCTCAATTAAAGTCTCTCTACTTGGGTAAAAACTCATGGCTAAGTGATAAAATCATTACAAAGTTTGCTTCCATTTTCCCCAATTTGCAGCTACTTGATTTGAATAATTGCAATCGTATATCTGAAGGTATTTGTCAAGTTTTAAGGAAATGTTTTAAGATTAAGCATTTGAACTTGGCCGGTTGTTTGGAAGTGAAGCTACTTGGAATGAACTTTGTTGTTCCCAATCTAGAGGTGTTGAACTTGTCATATACAAAGGTTGATGATGAAACACTTTACGTGATCTCGAAGAATTGTCGTGGGCTTTTGCAACTATTACTTGAAAAGTGTAATGGTGTCACACAGAAGGGAATGCAACATGTGCTAGAAAACTGCACACATGTTCTTGACTACTCT tttaagatgaaaaaaaaatataagtcatCTTAA
- the LOC123910970 gene encoding F-box/LRR-repeat protein 2-like, translated as MVSLYLPDDCWEFIFRFIINDNEDDCSNSNNNNNSNKSLVTKKFHYLNSLSLVSKQFLAITNRLRFSLTVYNESTSCHIFKRFTNLNSLKIKNLYINLNNLLCKISCFPLKQLTLLNISNQHTIPANGLRAFSQKITTLTSLTCSNMYSFRTSDLLLIAECFPFLEQLDLSYPSYCNHYSSYVDGVEALSLALIKLRKVNLSGFPINNQSLFHLFNNCKHLEEVIIFKFGEITSAGLASALRKRPTLRSLSFSAASYNPEYSQMFTTSHFIDSLVSLKGLNCLVLHDSNISDELLYSIARECLPLTRFVLGRCTGHSYDGIKFLLSKCQRIQHLDLQNTDFLNDQHVVQMSSSFLVDLVSINLSRCGLLTDSVLFALVRNCPSLSEIKMENIRSKNGENSDSLEKFGVYPELKSLYLGECTWLSDESIIIFASIFPNLQLLDLNNCIRISEGICQVLRKCRKIRHLNLAYCREVKLLGMDFVVPNLEVLNLSCTNVDDETLYVISKNCRGLLQLLHSVTENGVKQVLENCTQLTKRSWISSSLVF; from the coding sequence atggttTCATTATATTTGCCTGATGACTGTTGGGAATTTATCTTCAGATTCATCATCAACGACAACGAAGATGACTGCAgcaacagcaacaacaacaacaattctAATAAATCTCTTGTCACCAAAAAGTTTCACTACTTGAATTCTCTATCTCTCGTCTCCAAACAGTTTCTCGCCATCACCAACCGTCTCCGATTCTCACTAACTGTCTACAATGAATCAACAAGTTGTCacatcttcaaaagattcaccAACCTTAATTCCCTTAAAATCAAAAACCTATACATTAACCTCAACAACCTTCTCTGCAAAATCTCTTGTTTCCCATTGAAACAACTCACATTGCTCAATATCTCCAACCAACACACCATTCCTGCTAATGGGTTGCGAGCTTTTTCACAAAAGATCACAACTTTGACTTCTCTCACTTGTTCCAATATGTATTCTTTCCGTACCTCTGATTTATTACTAATCGCTGAATGTTTCCCTTTTCTTGAACAACTTGACCTCAGCTACCCCTCATATTGCAACCATTACAGCAGCTATGTTGATGGGGTAGAGGCTCTTTCACTAGCGCTTATCAAACTCCGCAAGGTTAATCTTTCTGGATTTCCAATAAACAACCAATCGCTTTTCCACTTGTTCAACAATTGTAAACATCTTGAAGAGGTCATAATATTTAAGTTTGGTGAAATAACAAGCGCCGGACTTGCTTCTGCTCTCCGCAAGAGACCAACATTGAGGTCTTTATCCTTTTCCGCTGCTTCTTACAATCCGGAGTACAGCCAAATGTTTACTACTTCACATTTTATTGACTCATTGGTGAGTTTGAAGGGTTTGAATTGTCTTGTTTTGCATGATTCGAATATCTCAGACGAGTTGCTCTATTCTATTGCAAGGGAATGTCTTCCTTTGACAAGATTTGTCCTCGGACGTTGCACTGGCCATAGTTATGATGGAATCAAATTTTTGTTATCCAAGTGTCAACGTATCCAACATTTGGATCTTCAAAATACTGATTTTCTGAATGATCAACATGTTGTCCAGATGTCATCATCGTTTCTCGTTGATTTGGTTTCCATAAACCTTAGTCGTTGTGGGCTACTCACAGATTCAGTCTTGTTTGCACTCGTTAGGAATTGTCCTTCACTTAGTGAGATCAAAATGGAAAATATTCGGAGTAAGAATGGAGAAAATTCTGATTCTTTGGAAAAGTTTGGTGTATACCCTGAGCTAAAGTCTCTCTATTTGGGTGAATGTACATGGTTAAGTGATGAAAGCATCATAATATTTGCTTCCATTTTCCCCAATTTGCAGCTACTTGATTTGAATAATTGCATTCGCATATCTGAAGGTATTTGTCAAGTTTTAAGGAAATGTCGTAAGATTAGGCATTTGAACTTAGCCTACTGTCGGGAAGTGAAGCTACTTGGAATGGACTTTGTTGTTCCCAATCTGGAGGTGTTAAACTTGTCATGTACAAATGTTGATGATGAAACACTGTATGTGATCTCGAAGAATTGTCGTGGGCTTTTGCAACTATTACATAGTGTCACAGAGAATGGAGTGAAACAGGTACTAGAAAACTGCACACAGCTAACTAAGAGATCATGGATATCTTCATCACTAGTATTCTAA
- the LOC123909703 gene encoding EIN3-binding F-box protein 2-like, with protein sequence MKSSSSAPLSSSSSSQQMVSSYLPDECWESIFRFIIIDDDCNNNNNNNNKNYNGIGYFGSHKSFVTKNFVNLNSLSLVSKQFLAVTNRLRFSLTFYNESTSCHIFKRFTNLNSLNIKNLYINLNNLLCKISCFPLKQLTSLNISNQHTIPANGLRTFSQKITTLTSLTCSHVDSINNSDLFLIAECFPLLEQLDLSYPLCCKLSSSYVDGVKALSLRLTKLREVNLSGFPINYQSLFHLFNNCRKLEEVIIFNCVEITSKGLASALRERPTLRSLSFSTTSINPELFSTSHFIDSLATLKGITCLVLRGFKISDELLYSIARECLPLTRFVLRRCTGHSYDGIKFLLSKCQHIQQLDLQYTDFLNDQHVVQLSSSFLVDLVSINLSRCRLLTDSALFALVRNCSSLSEIKMVHIQSKSGESSESLVKFGVYPELKSLYLGECPWLSDESIIMFASIFPNLQLLDLNNCNGISEGICQVLRKCCKLRYLNLSFCSGMKLLGLNFVVPELEVLNLSHTKVDDETLYVISKNCSGLLKLLLDYCCGVTEKGVKHVLDNCTQLRDHGYLCHCILNV encoded by the coding sequence ATGAAATCCTCTTCTTCTGCTCCTctcagttcttcttcttcttcacaacAAATGGTTTCATCATATTTACCTGATGAGTGTTGGGAATCTATCTTCAGATTCATCATCATCGACGATGactgcaacaacaacaacaataacaacaacaaaaactacAATGGCATTGGCTACTTCGGTTCTCATAAATCTTTTGTCACCAAAAACTTTGTCAACTTGAATTCTCTATCTCTCGTCTCCAAACAGTTTCTCGCCGTCACCAACCGTCTCCGATTCTCACTCACCTTCTACAATGAATCAACAAGTTGTCacatcttcaaaagattcaccAACCTTAATTCCCTTAACATCAAAAACCTATACATTAACCTCAACAACCTTCTCTGCAAAATCTCTTGTTTCCCATTGAAACAACTCACATCGCTCAATATCTCCAACCAACACACCATTCCTGCTAATGGGTTGCGAACTTTTTCACAAAAGATCACAACTTTGACTTCTCTCACTTGTTCCCACGTTGATTCTATTAATAACTCTGATTTATTCCTAATCGCTGAATGTTTCCCTTTGCTTGAACAACTTGACCTCAGCTACCCGTTATGTTGCAAACTTTCCAGTAGCTATGTTGATGGGGTAAAGGCTCTTTCACTTAGACTTACCAAACTCCGCGAAGTTAATCTTTCTGGTTTTCCCATAAACTACCAATCACTTTTTCACTTGTTCAATAATTGTAGAAAACTTGAAGAGGTcataatatttaattgtgttgaAATAACAAGCAAAGGACTTGCTTCTGCTCTCCGTGAGAGACCAACGTTAAGGTCTTTATCGTTTTCCACCACTAGTATCAATCCGGAACTGTTTTCTACTTCACATTTTATTGACTCATTGGCGACTTTGAAGGGTATAACTTGTCTTGTTTTGCGGGGTTTTAAGATCTCAGATGAGTTGCTCTATTCTATTGCAAGGGAATGTCTTCCTTTGACGAGATTTGTCCTCCGACGTTGCACTGGCCATAGTTATGATGGAATCAAATTTTTGTTATCCAAGTGTCAACATATCCAACAATTGGATCTTCAATATACTGATTTTCTGAATGATCAACATGTTGTCCAGTTGTCATCATCGTTTCTTGTTGATTTGGTTTCCATAAACCTTAGTCGTTGTCGGCTACTCACAGATTCAGCCTTGTTTGCACTCGTTAGGAATTGCTCTTCACTTAGTGAGATCAAAATGGTACATATTCAGAGTAAGAGTGGAGAAAGTTCTGAGTCTTTGGTGAAGTTTGGTGTATACCCTGAGCTAAAGTCTCTCTATTTGGGTGAATGTCCATGGTTAAGTGATGAAAGCATCATAATGTTTGCTTCCATTTTCCCCAATTTGCAACTACTTGATTTGAATAATTGCAATGGCATATCTGAAGGTATTTGTCAAGTTTTAAGGAAATGTTGTAAGCTTAGGTATCTGAACTTATCCTTCTGTTCAGGAATGAAGCTACTTGGATTGAACTTTGTAGTTCCCGAGCTGGAGGTTTTGAACCTGTCACATACAAAGGTTGATGATGAAACACTCTATGTGATCTCAAAGAATTGTTCTGGGCTTTTGAAACTATTACTTGATTATTGTTGTGGTGTCACAGAGAAGGGAGTGAAACATGTGCTAGATAACTGCACACAATTAAGAGACCATGGATATCTTTGTCACTGTATTCTGAATGTTTGA
- the LOC123910968 gene encoding probable endo-1,3(4)-beta-glucanase ARB_01444 produces the protein MSNNNKNTPFLFPQAHSTILPDPSKFFSPNLLSTPLPTNSFFQNFVLKNGDQPEYIHPYLIKSSNSSLSISYPKRSSNSKHITQIFKPDLTITTSKKEKGSNGKHVISSYSDLSVTLDIPSTNMSFFLVRGSPYLTLSVTKPTPFLISTIHDIIYFSSNDSFTKFTIRLNNNQAWILYASIKIKLSHSRTEITSEEAFSGTIRIALLPDSDSKHEAVLDRYRFCYPVSGDAILREPFCVEYKWEKKGWGDLLMLAHPLHIQLLSDNDYNNVTVLNEFKYRSIDGDLVGVVGDAWILKTHPVSITWYSTKGLKEKDNEKIVSSLYKDVECLNSSSIKSTSCHTFGKLIARAARLALIAEEVCFYDVFPKAKVKKFLKETVEPWLEGTVKGNGFLHDKKWGGLVTKQGSTDSKAEYGFGIYNNHHSRLGYFVYAIAVLVKIDPAWGTKYKAQAYSVMEDFMNLNTSSNSNYTRLRSFDLYNLHSWVGGLMEFADGRNQMGISEAVNAYYAAALFGMAYGDAQIMSIGSTLAALEICAAKMWWHVKKGGNMYEEDFTKEERIMGILWSNKRDSGLWFAPAEWREARVGIQVLPLCPISEVLFSDVKYVKELVEWAMPALKREGVEEKMKGFVYALQGVYDNEGALKNIKKLKRFEDGNSMTNLLWWIYSRG, from the coding sequence ATGTctaacaacaacaagaacacaCCTTTTCTATTCCCACAAGCTCATTCCACTATCCTCCCTGACCCCTCCAAATTCTTCTCTCCAAATCTGCTATCCACACCCCTCCCCACTAACTCTTTCTTCCAAAACTTTGTTCTCAAAAATGGTGACCAGCCTGAATATATTCATCCTTACCTCATCAAATCCTCAAACTCAtcactttctatttcatatcCAAAACGTTCTTCCAACTCtaaacacataacacaaatctTCAAACCTGATCTTACAATCACTACctcgaaaaaagaaaaaggttcCAATGGAAAACATGTAATCTCTTCCTATAGTGATCTCAGTGTCACCTTAGACATTCCATCTACAAATATGAGTTTTTTTCTTGTTAGAGGAAGTCCTTATTTGACTCTTTCTGTAACAAAACCAACCCCTTTTTTGATCTCAACAATCCATGATATCATTTATTTCTCATCAAATGATTCATTCACAAAGTTTACTATTCGGCTTAACAATAATCAAGCTTGGATACTATATGCTTCCATTAAAATAAAGTTGAGCCATAGCCGTACTGAAATCACTTCTGAAGAAGCCTTTTCCGGCACTATTCGGATAGCTTTGTTACCAGATTCTGATTCGAAACATGAAGCTGTTCTTGACAGGTACAGATTCTGTTATCCTGTGTCAGGTGATGCTATTCTGAGAGAACCATTTTGTGTTGAGTATAAGTGGGAGAAAAAAGGTTGGGGTGATTTGTTGATGTTAGCACACCCTCTTCATATTCAGCTTTTATCTGATAATGATTATAATAATGTTACTGTTTTGAATGAGTTCAAGTATAGAAGCATTGATGGTGATCTTGTTGGTGTTGTTGGAGATGCATGGATCTTGAAAACACATCCTGTTTCTATTACTTGGTACTCTACAAAGGGTCTGAAAGAAAAAGACaatgaaaaaattgtttcatcacTTTATAAAGATGTTGAGTGTTTGAATTCATCTTCAATAAAATCTACTTCATGTCATACTTTTGGAAAATTGATTGCAAGAGCAGCAAGGTTAGCATTGATAGCAGAAGAGGTTTGTTTCTATGATGTGTTTCCAAAAGCTAAGGTTaagaagtttttgaaggagaCTGTTGAGCCTTGGCTTGAAGGAACTGTCAAAGGAAATGGATTTCTACATGATAAAAAATGGGGTGGGCTTGTTACTAAACAAGGATCTACCGATTCTAAAGCCGAGTATGGTTTTGGCATTTATAATAATCATCATAGTAGATTAGGATATTTTGTGTATGCAATTGCTGTGCTTGTTAAGATTGATCCAGCTTGGGGTACAAAGTACAAGGCTCAAGCTTATTCTGTTATGGAAGATTTTATGAATTTGAACACAAGTTCGAACTCAAATTATACACGTTTAAGGAGTTTTGATCTTTATAATTTGCATTCTTGGGTTGGAGGGTTAATGGAATTTGCAGATGGAAGGAATCAGATGGGAATTAGTGAAGCTGTGAATGCATATTATGCTGCGGCATTATTTGGAATGGCTTATGGTGATGCTCAAATTATGTCAATCGGGTCAACACTTGCAGCATTGGAAATTTGTGCAGCGAAAATGTGGTGGCATGTTAAAAAGggagggaatatgtatgaaGAAGATTTTACAAAAGAGGAACGGATAATGGGGATTCTGTGGTCGAATAAGAGAGATAGTGGACTTTGGTTTGCTCCAGCTGAATGGAGAGAAGCTAGGGTTGGTATTCAGGTGTTACCATTGTGTCCAATTTCTGAAGTTTTGTTTTCTGATGTGAAGTATGTGAAGGAACTTGTGGAATGGGCAATGCCTGCTTTGAAAAGGGAAGGTGTCGAGGAGAAAATGAAGGGATTTGTGTATGCTTTGCAGGGAGTTTATGACAATGAAGGAGCGTTGAAgaatataaaaaagttaaaaaggtTTGAGGATGGAAATTCAATGACTAATCTTCTGTGGTGGATTTATAGTAGAGGTTGA